The Pseudanabaena galeata CCNP1313 genome includes a region encoding these proteins:
- a CDS encoding metal ABC transporter ATP-binding protein, translating to MLEVEHLAVSYHDVNAVEDVSFAIDSGQMVAVIGPNGAGKSTIFKAILGLVPASNGHVRYRSRALHRQLRTVAYVPQRSQVDWDFPVTVWGAVMMARTRHRNWLGWIKKSGCHCESIVKSALQRVGIWELRDRQIGELSGGQQQRVFLARAIAQEAELLFFDEPFVGVDKKTEEVIFEVFAELKSQSKILLVITHDLGSNLDNYDRLLLMNKELIADGDRDTVITSQNIKRAYGDSVILMQKEL from the coding sequence ATGCTAGAAGTTGAGCATTTGGCAGTCAGCTATCACGATGTCAATGCCGTGGAAGATGTCAGCTTTGCGATCGATTCTGGGCAAATGGTGGCGGTGATTGGTCCCAATGGCGCTGGCAAAAGTACGATTTTTAAGGCAATTCTGGGATTAGTGCCTGCTAGTAATGGTCATGTGCGTTATCGATCGCGGGCTTTGCATCGACAGCTTCGCACCGTTGCCTATGTGCCGCAGCGATCGCAGGTGGATTGGGATTTTCCTGTGACGGTTTGGGGTGCGGTAATGATGGCGCGTACCCGTCATCGTAATTGGCTAGGCTGGATCAAAAAGTCAGGCTGTCACTGCGAGAGCATTGTCAAATCGGCGCTTCAGCGTGTCGGCATATGGGAACTACGCGATCGCCAAATTGGCGAACTATCGGGCGGTCAACAACAGAGAGTATTTCTAGCAAGGGCGATCGCCCAAGAAGCAGAATTACTATTTTTCGATGAGCCGTTTGTGGGTGTCGATAAAAAAACGGAGGAAGTAATCTTTGAGGTGTTTGCGGAATTGAAATCGCAAAGCAAAATCCTGTTAGTAATCACTCACGATCTTGGATCTAATTTAGATAATTACGATCGCCTATTGCTAATGAATAAAGAACTAATTGCCGATGGTGATCGCGATACTGTGATTACTTCCCAGAATATTAAACGCGCCTACGGCGACAGTGTGATTTTGATGCAGAAAGAATTATAG
- a CDS encoding FAD/NAD(P)-binding protein has protein sequence MSIVNLGDRLAESTHNSSAQSLNYPSKAKIQAKGNFDIDIAIIGAGVHALTLTLHLLQKRQDLREKILIFDPSGDWLTQWHRQFAAQEIPHLRSPAVHHPAPDPFALRRFAEKRPEELFPPYDLPSTKLFRDFCQNAIASQQLSERLIASKVVDLEPILSPRRGFRLWLNHGKSITAKRVVLATNNSIKQIPNWVERITPNFPCDRLVHSSDLNLASPHLAGETILIVGGGLTSGHLALGAIARGAKVLLLSRRQFKEKLFDADAGWLGPKYLKGFHAETDWQKRREIVLTARDGGSMTPSVMTQLRREHHQGRLEFHPECEVAQASWNGTKWQIICIDGIELSCDRLWLATGTRFDAKAEPLLRQVMQQYPQPLVNGFPILNEHLRWHGCDLFIMGGLAALRVGPTARNISGARMASDRIVPALAKSTIRPFSDY, from the coding sequence ATGTCTATTGTTAATTTGGGCGATCGCTTAGCAGAATCTACACATAATTCTTCAGCCCAATCCCTGAATTACCCCAGCAAAGCCAAGATTCAGGCTAAAGGTAACTTTGATATTGACATAGCCATCATTGGCGCAGGAGTTCACGCTCTCACCTTAACCCTGCATCTCCTGCAAAAACGTCAAGATTTGCGCGAGAAAATTCTAATTTTCGATCCTAGTGGTGATTGGCTCACCCAATGGCATCGCCAATTTGCCGCTCAAGAAATTCCTCATCTGCGATCGCCTGCCGTTCATCATCCCGCCCCCGATCCCTTCGCATTGCGGCGCTTCGCCGAAAAACGTCCCGAAGAATTATTTCCTCCCTATGATTTGCCATCCACGAAGCTATTTCGTGACTTTTGCCAAAATGCGATCGCCTCACAGCAATTATCAGAACGCCTAATTGCCTCTAAAGTTGTTGATCTAGAGCCAATTCTATCCCCTCGTCGAGGCTTTCGGCTTTGGCTAAATCATGGCAAAAGCATCACCGCTAAGCGCGTTGTCTTAGCCACCAATAACAGCATTAAACAAATTCCCAATTGGGTTGAGCGGATTACCCCTAACTTTCCTTGCGATCGCCTTGTGCATTCTAGTGACCTCAATCTAGCATCGCCACACTTAGCGGGAGAAACTATCTTGATCGTTGGTGGTGGCTTAACTAGTGGACATTTGGCTTTAGGGGCGATCGCCCGTGGCGCAAAGGTATTATTGCTTTCCCGTCGGCAATTTAAAGAAAAGCTCTTTGATGCCGATGCGGGATGGCTTGGTCCCAAATATCTCAAGGGTTTTCATGCCGAAACCGATTGGCAAAAACGGCGGGAAATAGTTCTCACAGCGAGAGATGGTGGTTCGATGACTCCCTCGGTGATGACACAATTACGAAGAGAGCATCATCAAGGCAGATTAGAATTTCATCCAGAATGCGAAGTTGCTCAAGCCAGTTGGAATGGAACAAAATGGCAAATTATTTGTATAGATGGAATAGAATTATCATGCGATCGCCTTTGGTTAGCCACAGGTACAAGGTTTGATGCAAAAGCGGAACCGTTGCTACGTCAAGTAATGCAGCAATATCCGCAACCCCTCGTTAACGGATTTCCTATTCTCAATGAACATTTGCGATGGCATGGCTGCGATTTATTTATCATGGGAGGTCTAGCCGCTCTGCGTGTGGGACCCACAGCAAGAAATATTTCGGGCGCAAGAATGGCAAGCGATCGCATAGTTCCTGCACTGGCAAAATCTACGATTAGACCCTTCAGTGATTATTAG
- a CDS encoding DUF29 domain-containing protein — protein MTELLTPQSLYDQDILLWVEDTIAKLKAHDFANLDLENLIEEIDTLGKSQRNAMRSLLRRLIEHLLKRCYVPLPECYVGWQREIRAFRNDIKDILEDAPSLKNQIAEILPKAFETALTSMREEYPQVNFPNSWLGNCDVNDILNRNFWEDS, from the coding sequence ATGACAGAGTTACTTACACCTCAATCTCTTTATGATCAAGATATTTTGCTTTGGGTCGAAGATACGATCGCTAAGCTGAAAGCCCATGATTTTGCAAATTTGGATTTAGAAAATTTAATTGAGGAGATAGATACTTTGGGGAAAAGTCAGCGTAATGCGATGAGAAGTCTATTGAGAAGACTAATCGAGCATTTGCTAAAACGGTGTTATGTTCCATTACCTGAGTGTTATGTTGGTTGGCAAAGAGAAATTAGAGCTTTTCGTAACGATATCAAGGATATTTTGGAAGATGCTCCAAGCTTAAAAAATCAAATTGCAGAGATTTTGCCTAAAGCATTTGAGACTGCCCTTACGTCAATGAGGGAAGAATATCCCCAAGTAAATTTTCCTAATTCTTGGCTTGGCAATTGCGATGTCAATGACATTCTAAATCGTAACTTTTGGGAAGATAGTTAA
- a CDS encoding type II toxin-antitoxin system RelN family antitoxin — translation MRAVEATGTIDREGHLLLDHPFDVDIAGRVRVIVLFSEPDQELEDDPDDTPIEEVKASLKRAFQQAKAGQRIPFEKMWDGIDAE, via the coding sequence ATGAGAGCAGTGGAAGCTACGGGGACAATTGATCGCGAAGGGCATTTATTGTTAGATCATCCTTTTGATGTGGATATAGCTGGGCGTGTTCGTGTGATTGTGTTGTTTTCTGAACCAGATCAGGAATTGGAAGATGATCCTGATGATACGCCTATTGAGGAGGTGAAGGCGAGTTTGAAAAGGGCTTTTCAGCAAGCTAAGGCAGGGCAGCGTATTCCATTTGAAAAAATGTGGGACGGAATCGATGCCGAGTGA
- a CDS encoding PDDEXK nuclease domain-containing protein, translating into MAIEVTEDYRSLLVAVKHRIRAAQYEALKAVNRELMALYWDIGELIVTRQESAGWGKSVVEQLAHDLQVEFHGMAGFSARNIWNMRSFYVTYRTNEKLQPLVAEIGWTHNLVILEKCKDDLQREFYIRMTQKFGWTKNVLIHQIENKTYEKTLLNQTNFDRTLSEEMRDRAKLAVKDAYTFDFLELADEHSERELEKAILTRVEPFLQEMGGMFTFVGSQYRLEISDEEYFIDLLLYHRGLKCLVAVELKIGKFLPEYVGKMQFYLAALDDRVRLEGENAAIGIILCKSKDRTIVEYALRQSNQAIGVATYQIVSSLPLELQGQLPAPEQVARLLGGI; encoded by the coding sequence ATGGCAATTGAAGTTACAGAAGATTATCGAAGTTTGTTAGTGGCGGTGAAGCATCGGATTCGTGCTGCTCAGTATGAGGCTTTAAAGGCGGTTAATCGTGAGTTAATGGCGCTTTATTGGGATATTGGTGAGTTAATCGTTACTCGTCAAGAAAGCGCTGGTTGGGGTAAGTCAGTGGTGGAACAATTAGCTCATGATTTGCAGGTTGAGTTTCATGGGATGGCTGGGTTTTCGGCGCGGAATATTTGGAATATGCGAAGTTTTTATGTTACCTACCGCACTAACGAAAAACTGCAACCATTGGTTGCAGAAATTGGCTGGACTCATAATCTGGTGATCTTAGAGAAGTGTAAAGACGATTTGCAGAGAGAGTTTTACATTCGCATGACCCAAAAATTTGGCTGGACAAAAAATGTGTTAATTCACCAAATCGAGAACAAAACTTACGAAAAGACTTTGCTAAATCAAACAAATTTCGATCGCACTTTGTCAGAGGAGATGCGCGATCGCGCCAAGCTTGCGGTTAAGGATGCATATACATTTGATTTTCTGGAGTTAGCGGATGAACATAGCGAACGCGAACTTGAGAAGGCGATTTTGACGAGGGTGGAACCATTTTTGCAAGAGATGGGTGGGATGTTTACTTTTGTGGGTAGTCAATATCGTTTAGAGATTAGTGATGAGGAGTATTTTATTGATTTGTTGCTGTATCACCGTGGGCTGAAGTGTTTGGTGGCGGTTGAGTTAAAGATTGGGAAGTTTTTGCCTGAATATGTGGGGAAGATGCAGTTCTATTTGGCGGCTTTGGACGATCGCGTGAGGTTGGAGGGTGAGAATGCGGCGATTGGAATTATTCTTTGTAAGTCAAAGGATCGGACGATTGTGGAGTATGCGCTGCGGCAGTCGAATCAGGCGATCGGAGTTGCCACTTATCAAATTGTGTCGTCTTTGCCGTTGGAGTTGCAGGGACAGTTGCCTGCTCCAGAGCAGGTGGCTAGGTTGTTGGGGGGGATTTAG
- a CDS encoding PDDEXK nuclease domain-containing protein: MSDLIDSYQQLIDHIGECLAQGQQRAFEQVNTLLVETYWQIGQYIVEFEQKGNERAEYGSRLLTQLSRDLKSAYGKGFSRRNVLDMRRFYVGYPKWQMVSAKLGWSHYTELLAISDDLARSFYEQQCIRDRWSVRELKRQKDSALFERVAMSKDRAEILALAQKGQKIESAKDVVKDPYVFEFLDLPDRNYFESELENRLIVQLEKFLLELGKGFAFIGQQYRITLNNTHFYVDLVFYHRILKCFVLIDLKTRAVRHEDIGQMNMYLNYFRAEENMEDDNEPIGIVLARDKDEILVEYATGGISNQLFVSRYQLYLPDVEVLKQELRRLLDESDR; this comes from the coding sequence ATGAGCGATTTAATCGATTCCTATCAGCAATTAATCGATCACATTGGCGAATGCTTGGCACAGGGGCAGCAACGCGCTTTTGAGCAGGTTAATACGCTTTTGGTAGAAACTTATTGGCAAATTGGGCAGTACATTGTGGAGTTTGAGCAGAAGGGGAATGAGAGGGCAGAATATGGTTCAAGGTTGTTAACTCAATTATCACGGGATTTGAAATCTGCTTATGGCAAAGGATTTAGTCGCCGTAATGTCTTGGATATGCGCCGCTTTTATGTTGGTTATCCAAAATGGCAGATGGTGTCTGCCAAATTAGGTTGGTCGCATTACACGGAGCTTTTGGCGATTTCGGATGATTTAGCGAGATCGTTTTATGAACAGCAATGCATACGCGATCGCTGGAGTGTGAGGGAACTAAAGCGTCAGAAGGATTCGGCTTTGTTTGAGCGAGTTGCCATGAGTAAGGATCGAGCAGAGATTTTGGCTTTGGCTCAGAAAGGACAAAAAATTGAGTCAGCAAAGGATGTGGTGAAAGATCCCTATGTGTTTGAGTTTTTGGATTTGCCCGATCGCAATTACTTTGAGAGTGAATTAGAAAATCGGTTGATTGTGCAGTTAGAGAAGTTTTTATTAGAACTGGGAAAGGGATTTGCATTTATCGGGCAACAGTACCGAATTACGTTAAATAATACGCATTTTTATGTAGATTTAGTGTTTTATCATCGTATTTTGAAATGTTTTGTCTTAATTGATTTGAAAACAAGGGCGGTGCGTCATGAAGATATAGGACAGATGAATATGTATCTAAACTATTTTCGTGCCGAAGAGAATATGGAAGATGATAATGAGCCGATTGGCATTGTGTTGGCGAGAGATAAGGATGAGATTTTGGTTGAGTATGCGACTGGGGGGATTTCTAATCAGCTTTTTGTGTCGAGGTATCAGCTTTATTTGCCCGATGTTGAGGTTTTGAAGCAGGAGTTAAGGAGGCTTTTGGATGAGAGCGATCGCTGA
- a CDS encoding PIN domain-containing protein, with amino-acid sequence MKRSIFLDSGVIGLITNPNLSAEGISCAKWLLSHINKGIQIIIPEIVDYEVRRELLRANKVKGLARLDELIDSLEYLPINTEAMRQAAVFWAEARQKGQPTASDKTIDADMILVAQVVVMDVQNKVIATTNVGHLSRFVAADLWQNIL; translated from the coding sequence GTGAAAAGGTCTATTTTTCTCGATTCTGGAGTCATCGGGCTGATTACCAATCCCAATCTGTCAGCAGAAGGTATAAGTTGTGCTAAGTGGCTTTTATCGCATATCAATAAAGGAATTCAAATTATTATTCCAGAAATTGTTGACTACGAAGTTCGGCGAGAGTTGTTGAGAGCGAATAAGGTTAAGGGGCTTGCAAGGTTAGATGAGTTGATTGATTCTTTGGAATATCTGCCAATTAATACGGAAGCGATGCGTCAAGCGGCAGTTTTTTGGGCGGAAGCGCGTCAAAAGGGACAACCAACGGCTTCGGATAAGACTATTGATGCGGATATGATTTTAGTTGCTCAGGTGGTTGTGATGGATGTTCAAAATAAGGTTATTGCGACAACTAATGTTGGTCATTTATCTCGTTTCGTGGCTGCTGATTTGTGGCAAAACATCTTGTAG
- a CDS encoding DUF29 domain-containing protein yields the protein MTELLTPQSLYDQDILLWVEDTVAKLKAHDFANLDLENLIEEVESLGVSQKKELLNRLITLLEHLLKRIYVPLPNDYNGWERTIRNQRKKLEALLVEVPSLKTRWNISFSSAWNIALKTVRAEYSKVEFPDSWQFSSDLEPMLGDRFWQEVE from the coding sequence ATGACAGAGTTACTTACACCTCAATCTCTTTATGACCAAGATATTTTGCTTTGGGTCGAAGATACGGTCGCTAAGCTGAAAGCCCATGATTTTGCAAATTTAGATCTAGAAAATTTAATTGAAGAGGTTGAGTCTTTGGGAGTTTCGCAAAAAAAAGAGTTGCTGAATCGCTTAATCACTTTGTTGGAGCATTTACTGAAGCGGATTTATGTGCCTTTACCCAATGATTACAACGGATGGGAAAGAACAATTCGGAACCAACGCAAAAAGTTAGAGGCGTTATTAGTGGAAGTACCCAGTCTAAAGACAAGATGGAACATCAGTTTTAGTTCTGCTTGGAATATTGCGCTTAAAACTGTCAGGGCTGAATATTCAAAAGTAGAGTTCCCTGATTCGTGGCAATTTTCTTCGGATTTAGAACCAATGTTGGGCGATCGCTTTTGGCAAGAAGTCGAGTAA
- a CDS encoding HNH endonuclease family protein, translated as MIRIHKPKTPPEKLAIEGKLKQQELCNLYSQNPSLYETGTKRTQAEKKIIQKFNFASSIYGHPTVKQELIKAQHKKCCFCESKIGSDGDVEHFRPKGAYKQGSRQSLQYPGYYWLAYEWDNLYLCCTGCNQRYKQNLFPLQDPTKRATNHTHSIDDEQPLFIDMGKEEPSDFIGFRGEFAYEINGNQRGKIAIKSLGLNSKERAIVEKRFEHLAGLKILADLVDLAASQPKHIKLQDLARQAKDRLDEAILDNAEFTAATRCAIDSKFQYVIG; from the coding sequence ATGATTCGGATTCATAAACCCAAAACGCCACCAGAAAAACTCGCAATAGAGGGCAAACTAAAGCAACAAGAGCTTTGTAACTTATATTCTCAAAATCCATCTCTCTATGAAACAGGGACAAAAAGGACACAAGCTGAAAAGAAGATAATTCAAAAGTTTAATTTTGCCTCCTCCATCTATGGACATCCAACAGTCAAACAAGAACTAATCAAAGCTCAGCATAAAAAGTGTTGTTTTTGTGAAAGCAAAATTGGTAGTGATGGAGATGTTGAACATTTTCGTCCTAAAGGAGCATACAAACAAGGATCTCGACAATCGTTACAGTACCCTGGTTACTATTGGCTTGCCTACGAATGGGACAATCTCTACCTTTGCTGTACAGGTTGCAACCAAAGGTATAAGCAAAACTTATTTCCATTACAAGATCCAACTAAGCGAGCAACTAATCATACGCACAGTATTGATGACGAACAACCTCTATTCATAGATATGGGAAAAGAGGAGCCTAGTGATTTTATTGGCTTCCGTGGTGAGTTTGCCTATGAAATTAATGGAAATCAAAGAGGAAAAATTGCAATTAAATCTCTTGGACTAAATTCTAAAGAAAGAGCGATTGTTGAAAAAAGATTTGAACATTTAGCAGGCTTGAAAATACTAGCCGATCTAGTGGACTTGGCTGCGTCACAACCTAAACATATAAAATTACAAGATTTAGCTAGACAAGCAAAAGATAGACTAGATGAAGCTATACTGGATAATGCAGAATTCACGGCGGCAACCCGTTGTGCGATTGATTCAAAATTTCAGTATGTAATTGGATAG
- a CDS encoding AAA family ATPase: MTNQPKKYIRGSKSAAANSETPPAYFLSLEVENVLCFKEKQELKLCDSNGNPAQWTVILGNNGVGKTTLLRCLNRMELILDKSVNVAFPFRLSANQDADTLQELESLKSNGAIIYTKIVNGNTLSEIKSNHREKSIEHSYKSTVGYALEGQRKDLCGLICYGYGATRRMGKTSLSDSLSHDNSVSLFSDNATLINAEEWLLQTDYAIKSMRSEQDIRTSAESHARRKKQYNQIIGVLKSILPDVEDVRIELDEDTERPIAKFLTPYGWVQLSSLGLGYRTTIAWMVDLAVRLFKRYPDSEDPLAEPAIVLVDEIDLHMHPQWQRTIMEFLTERFPNTQFIVTAHSPLVVQAAQDANIVLLRREGDRVVIDNNLEIIENWRVDQVLTSVFEMPSARPAKIEPLLDRRQEILTKSKLTKADKEELKELEEKIGTLPTAETSEDIKAMDIIRRAAKLLEKPMTEAVE, from the coding sequence ATGACCAACCAGCCAAAGAAATATATACGCGGCAGCAAATCTGCGGCAGCAAACAGCGAGACTCCTCCTGCATACTTTCTCTCATTGGAAGTAGAAAATGTCCTTTGCTTTAAAGAGAAGCAAGAGCTTAAGCTTTGTGATAGTAATGGCAATCCTGCACAGTGGACAGTTATTTTAGGTAATAACGGAGTCGGAAAGACAACGCTTCTACGTTGCCTGAATCGTATGGAATTAATATTAGATAAGTCCGTAAATGTTGCTTTTCCTTTCCGATTAAGTGCAAATCAAGATGCTGATACATTACAGGAATTAGAATCATTAAAGTCAAATGGAGCAATAATTTATACGAAAATCGTTAATGGTAATACTCTTTCAGAGATCAAATCAAATCATCGCGAAAAATCAATCGAACATTCATATAAATCTACTGTGGGATATGCCCTCGAAGGACAACGTAAAGACCTATGTGGTTTAATTTGCTACGGCTATGGAGCAACTCGTAGGATGGGAAAAACATCTCTAAGTGATAGTCTATCTCATGATAATTCGGTAAGTCTTTTCTCGGATAATGCCACACTGATCAATGCAGAAGAATGGCTGCTACAAACTGATTATGCTATTAAATCTATGCGATCTGAACAAGATATTCGTACTTCTGCTGAATCTCATGCTCGCCGAAAGAAACAATACAACCAGATTATCGGGGTACTAAAAAGCATCTTGCCAGATGTAGAGGATGTTCGTATTGAACTAGATGAAGATACAGAACGTCCAATAGCAAAATTTTTAACACCTTATGGATGGGTGCAATTATCTAGTTTAGGTTTGGGATATCGGACAACAATCGCTTGGATGGTTGATCTAGCAGTGAGACTATTTAAACGTTATCCTGATAGCGAAGATCCACTTGCTGAACCAGCAATTGTGTTAGTTGATGAAATTGACTTGCATATGCATCCACAATGGCAAAGAACAATTATGGAATTTCTGACAGAGAGATTTCCGAATACACAATTTATTGTTACCGCCCATAGTCCGCTAGTAGTGCAAGCTGCACAGGATGCCAATATTGTCTTGTTAAGGCGAGAAGGCGATCGCGTAGTAATTGATAACAATCTAGAAATTATTGAAAATTGGCGAGTCGATCAAGTTCTGACCAGTGTTTTTGAAATGCCATCGGCACGACCTGCCAAAATTGAACCTTTGCTAGATCGTAGACAAGAGATTCTCACCAAATCAAAGCTTACAAAAGCTGATAAAGAGGAATTGAAAGAATTAGAAGAGAAAATCGGTACTTTACCTACCGCAGAAACTTCTGAAGATATCAAAGCAATGGACATCATTCGCCGTGCTGCCAAATTATTAGAAAAGCCTATGACGGAGGCAGTCGAATGA
- a CDS encoding helix-hairpin-helix domain-containing protein: protein MDKSYIFLKSPIGSGGEANIYTVQINSELVAKVYHQPHGDYARKLAFMVANPPVDPLAKEGRVSIAWATELVTDLGLVVGFLMPKLDTSKAKPIFQYYNPSERRKESPTFSYVSLLRTARNLARAVRSVHSRGYVIGDVNESNVLVAEDAIVTLVDTDSFQVNDGTTVYRCTVGKPEYTPPELQGVSFRDVDRSVEHDLFGLGVLIYQLLMEGTHPFGGVFRGQGEPPELKERIKAGHFPHGRRGIPYNPMPLAPSFQMLPVALQELFLLCFEQGHSNPAARPTADVWSKALGVAEDGLVRCGVNGQHYYSGHLGVCPWCERAAKLGGRDPFPALGGISSGQHLKPTAIGNAVGKPVLKPFFPSNMSGTQQSQIASLQSSTVTNSQVPTLPNSQTISQLLTANSPIQPTASPQITISPSISQSARNYKLTPVQVLFVMSVIILPTIIGFFVVNIFLYKSIFMSFIFMIAMCFLSIRGMIYAILKFRPSKSVVNTAPIIVPSAQLPIATSQSSIPTNNNQPSIKRSLWENFFHTIHSPNLSLITRLFLICYGVYFFVMAPLLSIYVIVIGIQGMNAFAIIMGGIGLWTIMYGLFIKKNGYP, encoded by the coding sequence ATGGATAAAAGTTACATTTTCTTAAAGTCACCGATTGGATCGGGTGGCGAGGCGAATATCTATACGGTGCAGATTAATTCTGAACTGGTGGCGAAGGTTTATCATCAGCCGCATGGGGACTATGCGCGAAAGTTGGCGTTTATGGTTGCGAATCCGCCTGTCGATCCTTTGGCAAAAGAGGGACGGGTATCCATCGCTTGGGCGACTGAGTTGGTGACGGATTTGGGTCTGGTGGTGGGCTTTTTGATGCCAAAGCTGGATACGAGCAAGGCAAAGCCAATTTTCCAATATTACAATCCTTCTGAGCGCCGTAAAGAAAGTCCTACATTTAGCTATGTCTCATTGTTGCGGACTGCGAGAAATTTGGCGCGGGCGGTGCGATCGGTGCATTCGCGGGGATATGTGATTGGGGATGTGAATGAGTCGAATGTGTTGGTTGCCGAAGATGCGATCGTGACTTTGGTGGATACGGATTCGTTTCAGGTAAATGATGGAACTACGGTTTATCGCTGTACGGTGGGTAAGCCTGAGTATACGCCGCCTGAGTTACAGGGTGTGAGCTTTCGGGATGTCGATCGCTCGGTGGAGCATGATCTGTTTGGGTTGGGGGTGTTGATTTATCAGTTGTTGATGGAGGGAACGCATCCTTTTGGTGGGGTGTTTAGGGGGCAGGGTGAGCCGCCTGAGTTAAAGGAACGGATTAAGGCGGGACATTTCCCTCATGGTCGGCGCGGGATTCCTTATAATCCGATGCCTTTGGCTCCTTCTTTTCAGATGTTACCTGTGGCTTTGCAGGAGCTTTTTCTGCTTTGTTTTGAGCAGGGGCATAGCAATCCTGCGGCTCGTCCTACGGCGGATGTTTGGAGTAAGGCGTTGGGTGTGGCTGAGGATGGTTTGGTGAGGTGTGGGGTAAATGGTCAGCATTATTACAGTGGACATTTGGGTGTTTGTCCTTGGTGTGAGAGGGCTGCGAAGTTAGGGGGACGCGATCCGTTTCCTGCGTTGGGTGGGATTAGTTCGGGGCAACATCTGAAACCTACGGCGATCGGTAATGCTGTTGGGAAGCCAGTATTAAAACCATTTTTTCCTTCTAATATGTCTGGTACGCAACAATCTCAAATAGCTTCTCTCCAGAGTAGTACAGTTACTAATTCACAAGTTCCGACTTTACCTAACTCACAAACTATTTCTCAATTATTAACAGCTAATTCTCCTATCCAGCCAACAGCAAGCCCTCAAATCACGATCTCTCCTTCAATATCGCAAAGTGCTAGGAATTATAAATTAACACCTGTTCAAGTTTTATTTGTCATGTCAGTCATTATTCTTCCAACAATAATAGGTTTTTTTGTTGTAAACATTTTCTTGTATAAGAGTATTTTTATGAGTTTTATTTTTATGATTGCTATGTGTTTCTTATCTATTCGCGGAATGATATATGCTATTTTAAAATTCCGTCCTTCTAAATCTGTTGTAAATACAGCCCCAATAATAGTTCCTTCTGCTCAACTACCAATAGCTACTTCCCAATCATCAATACCTACTAATAACAATCAACCATCAATAAAAAGGTCTCTATGGGAAAATTTTTTTCATACTATTCATAGTCCAAATCTATCCTTGATTACTCGACTTTTCTTGATCTGCTATGGGGTTTACTTTTTCGTTATGGCACCTTTGCTTTCTATATACGTAATTGTTATTGGTATTCAAGGTATGAATGCATTTGCCATTATTATGGGAGGCATAGGTTTGTGGACAATCATGTATGGATTATTCATTAAAAAAAATGGTTATCCGTAA
- a CDS encoding antitoxin yields the protein MQYQVRLFHNGRNQTLNIPHAFEMPSNDVVIRKDGDRLIIEPFKKGALLQLLATLEDIDEDFPNVDEVEPIQNQRSAFGLMKGSGEILGDIVALALSS from the coding sequence ATGCAATATCAAGTTCGGCTGTTTCATAATGGTCGCAATCAAACTCTGAATATCCCTCATGCCTTTGAAATGCCTAGTAATGATGTGGTGATTCGTAAAGATGGCGATCGGCTAATTATTGAGCCATTCAAGAAAGGGGCTTTACTGCAATTATTAGCAACTCTGGAAGATATTGATGAAGATTTTCCCAATGTTGATGAGGTTGAGCCAATTCAAAATCAACGTTCTGCTTTTGGTCTCATGAAAGGAAGTGGCGAAATTCTGGGAGATATAGTTGCGTTAGCGTTAAGTAGCTAG
- a CDS encoding Uma2 family endonuclease: MIVASPLLSLAEYLAYDDGTDTRYELVNGELVAMAQPTGLHGGMSEFVNDSFRFEIQRLQLPLISKQDLIAVQTGQVRGKITCRVPDVVVITSDQWQDMRFREAVLTDSVPLLVVEIVSDSTRNIDYRKKRAEYNAIEIPEYWIIDFSDRKVTVLLLVDGLYEEIVYRGDEVIKSFLFPELKLTPAQIFNI, from the coding sequence ATGATTGTTGCCAGTCCTTTGCTGTCACTTGCGGAATATCTTGCTTACGATGATGGAACTGATACGCGCTATGAGTTAGTTAATGGAGAGTTAGTGGCAATGGCACAACCAACGGGACTTCATGGTGGCATGAGTGAATTTGTCAATGATTCTTTCCGTTTTGAGATTCAACGTTTGCAGTTGCCATTGATTTCTAAGCAGGATTTGATAGCGGTACAAACGGGACAAGTTAGAGGGAAAATCACTTGTCGAGTTCCTGATGTGGTGGTGATTACATCGGATCAATGGCAAGATATGCGATTTCGGGAAGCGGTATTAACGGATTCGGTTCCTTTATTAGTTGTGGAGATCGTTAGTGATAGTACGCGCAATATTGACTATCGCAAGAAACGCGCAGAATACAATGCGATCGAGATTCCTGAATATTGGATTATTGATTTTAGCGATCGCAAAGTAACGGTTTTACTGCTCGTAGATGGGCTGTATGAAGAAATAGTTTATCGAGGTGATGAGGTGATTAAGTCGTTTCTGTTTCCTGAATTGAAGTTAACACCAGCACAAATTTTTAATATTTGA